ACCTCTGAACCTCCCACGACTAAAGTCGCAGGGTTCTAAAATCTTTAAAAATATTTAAAAATTTTCCAAGAAGTTTGATAGTCCTATGCTATCCTTATTCTTTTAGGTGTGTTCAGTTCACCTCTATTGTATAGGACGCTTAAGTCCACAACTTTACTTTTTCTTAATATATTTAATGCTCCATTACAATCTGCATTTAATTGATAGCCTTTACTTGTTTGATATAGTCCTCTTTTTATTCTTTTTCCACTGAATATGTATTCTTGCGGATTTTCTTTATCATATATTGGGATTTCATCTCCATCAAAGAAACTTGCTTTTGATGTATAACTCTCTTCTTGCAGTTTAAATTCTATTCCATATAGTTTACATAGATATATTAATTTATCTCTTAATTTTCCATATGGTATATTTACAAAATTTTGATTATTTATACTTCCAATATTTGAATTTCTTTGAAAATCTTCATTATATCCTAGAACTATTTTTCCTATATCATTATTAAAACAATAATTTATAATTATTCTTGCTGCTTTTGAAAGATAATTATTTATGCGATTATTTCTCTTTCTAGCTATTCTCTTTTGTCTTAATGTTATATGCTCTATCTTTTGCTTATCTTTTATGCTTTGCAGCTTTGCATTTGTCTTGTTGTAGTGCTGATTTATTGACTTTAATTTTCTACCGTCTATTATGAATGAAGCTCCAGCATTTGTAACACAAGCACAAAGATTATTTATACCTAAATCTATTCCTAGTACATTTTCTTTATTTAATTCCCTTTGAACTCCTTCTACCTCATAAATGTATTGAATTTCAAAGTACCTAGAATGTTGTTTTGGTATTATTCTAATCTCTTTTATTTTCTTGTTTTTTAATACTGGTGGTAGTTTTACTGCGATTTCCTTATGTGTCTTTCTAAATGAATTTGAATAAGGAACTATCAGCATACCATCTTTTAATCTAACAAAACCTATAACAAGAGTTGTAAATCCAT
The DNA window shown above is from Leptotrichia wadei and carries:
- a CDS encoding RNA-guided endonuclease InsQ/TnpB family protein, which produces MYLTLKQQVKHLSKKEFRNLKYLCHIAKNLKNQAIYNVRQYYFENKKYLSYNENYKILKNSENYKKLNSNMAQQILKEVDGSFKSFFGLLKLAKNGQYNFKDIKLPKYLAKDGFTTLVIGFVRLKDGMLIVPYSNSFRKTHKEIAVKLPPVLKNKKIKEIRIIPKQHSRYFEIQYIYEVEGVQRELNKENVLGIDLGINNLCACVTNAGASFIIDGRKLKSINQHYNKTNAKLQSIKDKQKIEHITLRQKRIARKRNNRINNYLSKAARIIINYCFNNDIGKIVLGYNEDFQRNSNIGSINNQNFVNIPYGKLRDKLIYLCKLYGIEFKLQEESYTSKASFFDGDEIPIYDKENPQEYIFSGKRIKRGLYQTSKGYQLNADCNGALNILRKSKVVDLSVLYNRGELNTPKRIRIA